A genomic region of Gemmata massiliana contains the following coding sequences:
- the gp17 gene encoding tail completion protein gp17 has product MAVPANWGEAIAQRLLTDDAVGALVGTKVYPSKPTQDAPGAYVVYFRTGGADVTTLGARSALQPHDVRVECYADTQAEADAILSAVVTALCGNKAAGVTPWRDRANGVQGCFTQGDGDELVTDDAQPRQVSGQTFRLWFKPPA; this is encoded by the coding sequence GTGGCGGTACCGGCGAACTGGGGCGAGGCGATCGCCCAACGGCTACTCACCGACGACGCGGTCGGGGCGCTGGTGGGTACGAAGGTGTACCCGTCGAAGCCGACCCAGGACGCGCCCGGGGCTTACGTCGTGTACTTCCGCACCGGCGGGGCGGACGTGACGACCCTCGGCGCGCGATCGGCGCTCCAACCGCACGACGTGCGGGTCGAGTGCTACGCGGACACCCAGGCCGAGGCCGACGCGATCTTGAGCGCCGTCGTAACGGCGCTGTGCGGGAACAAGGCGGCCGGGGTCACGCCGTGGCGCGACCGGGCCAACGGGGTTCAGGGGTGCTTCACCCAGGGCGACGGGGACGAGCTGGTGACCGACGACGCCCAGCCCCGGCAGGTGAGCGGGCAAACGTTTCGGTTGTGGTTCAAACCGCCAGCGTGA